A genome region from Gadus macrocephalus chromosome 15, ASM3116895v1 includes the following:
- the LOC132472933 gene encoding uncharacterized protein LOC132472933, with protein MLAVLFTETKKKKKKKRLWTRSWVARRGELGMSVLLTELEETDRKGFREFLRMSVEDFQLLLGKVEPLIKKTDTKMRRAISARQRLSLTLRFLATGESFRSLSFQYRIGRSTVGLIVMETCQALYNVLKEDHMKTPTTESEWREIASGFEDKWQFPHCLGAIDGKHIYIQPPANSGSSFYNYKGRFSIVLMAVVDANYKFIYASVGTQGRMSDASLFGHSDLRSAMDRDLLHFPRPEPLPNTDLIMPYMFVGDEAFPLRSDLIKPYPHRNLDHGQRIFNYRLCRARRTVENAFGILANRLRVFLTNISIEPDKVTCITLAALALHNFLREKSEAYVPPVIVDREDENHRVIAGRWRRGGDLDSVALSRARNATTTAKDQRDLLKAYFQSSEGSVDWQEDMI; from the exons ATGTTGGCGGTCCTCTTCACAGAgacgaaaaagaagaaaaagaagaaaagattgTGGACTCGTTCTTGGGTTGCAAGAAGAGGAGAGCTCGGGATGTCGGTGCTACTTACCGAACTGGAG GAGACTGATAGGAAAGGGTTCCGTGAGTTCCTGAGGATGAGCGTCGAGGACTTTCAACTCCTTCTGGGGAAAGTTGAGCCTCTCATCAAAAAGACGGACACAAAAATGAGAAGGGCCATCAGTGCCCGACAGAGATTGTCCTTAACCCTCAGATTCCTTGCAACTG GTGAGTCTTTCAGGTCACTGAGCTTCCAGTACAGGATTGGCAGGTCTACTGTTGGCTTGATTGTAATGGAGACCTGCCAAGCATTGTACAATGTTTTGAAGGAAGATCACATGAAG ACACCAACAACTGAGTCAGAGTGGCGTGAGATAGCGAGCGGATTCGAAGACAAATGGCAATTTCCTCATTGCTTAGGTGCAATTGATGGGAAACACATCTACATTCAGCCCCCTGCTAATTCAGGAAGTTCTTTTTATAATTACAAAGGCAGGTTCTCAATTGTGCTAATGGCAGTTGTAGATGCCAACTACAAATTCATTTATGCAAGTGTTGGCACTCAGGGCCGAATGTCGGACGCAAGTCTGTTTGGACACTCAGATCTCCGCAGTGCCATGGACAGAGACCTGTTACATTTCCCCCGCCCTGAGCCACTTCCCAATACAGATTTAATCATGCCCTATATGTTTGTTGGTGATGAAGCCTTCCCTCTCCGTTCTGACCTTATCAAGCCCTATCCCCACAGAAACCTTGATCATGGACAGCGAATTTTCAATTATAGATTATGTAGAGCAAGGCGAACTGTGGAAAATGCATTTGGCATATTGGCAAATAGATTACGTGTGTTCCTAACAAATATTTCTATTGAACCAGATAAGGTAACTTGCATCACCCTTGCTGCCCTTGCCCTCCACAATTTCCTGAGGGAAAAATCCGAGGCCTACGTGCCTCCAGTCATTGTGGACAGAGAGGACGAGAACCACAGAGTCATTGCCGGAAGATGGCGAAGAGGTGGAGATCTTGACTCTGTGGCATTGAGTAGGGCGCGGAATGCCACAACCACTGCTAAAGACCAGCGTGACCTGCTGAAGGCATATTTTCAATCCTCTGAAGGATCCGTTGATTGGCAGGAGGATATGATTTGA